The DNA window AAGATTCGGTCACATGCTTCACTATTCCGTGGACATTTCAATTTTCCACATGCGCCGTACGTATCGACTTGAACATACTTCTGAAGATCAAGTACAAATTTGGTCCTACCCCAAGATGTCACCCCACAGTTTGACGCCATCCAGGCCACCAACCTCGTCTTTCCAGACGCCCAATATCGATTGTCACTTTGAGGGATTTCCGGAGAATTCCCAAAGTACCTTCCGTACGGAATGGTGACTTCTGAATCGGTATGGAATGTCATTGACCAGTTGTAAGCCATTTGGGAAGGGTTCtctgatttcattttgttggAGTGTAGAGGGCTCTCTTTGGACATGTAAATCCACATCTGACCATCTGGTCGATTTCTGTAAACGGAGAGAAAAGGAATTCATCAATTCAGTCAGGAAGGAAGCACGGAACTTTTATCCGTCTGGTGCAATGAGTTCATCGGGATATTACTTATGAACAttgaatcaatttttttttctcaaaaggaACAGAcataatattcaatatttgaaaattaagcTGGTAAGGTCGAAAGCAAATgttcccattttttttattagttcaTGGGCAAGGGGCGATGCAGTATTAAATTTTAGTTACAGTATAGAATGTCAGCTGCAAGCCAAGTAATTTTTAGCTTTAAAATGTCAAGTATAGCAAAACGTATAGATTACCTTGACCTTGTGCGTAGATTACCTGAAATTTCATATCTGTTTTGGTAgtatttttcatatcaaataacaataaaaaataactttaagTCCGTATAAATTTGATAGCATCCAAATCAAAACATCTAACCACACGACAGTTTTAACACCATATTATATTCCCCTTTTTTCATACGTTGTTGACTATGTTAGAAATATTGTACGTTAAGGCGGAATATTGACACTTTGACAAAATTGACCACTTCAAGCAAAATGGAAGACAAAAAATTCTTAGTGAGGCTATTTTTTCAACATATCAATAATCAAATGTTACAGTTATCACAATGAATTTGCTCTATTGACTTACACAGTAAAGTCCCCACTTGACAAGACCGCTAGAACATAGATAGAAGTTtccaactgacatgtcctaccccACTTGCCCATTTATAGGGCCCCATTTGAAATGGGCCGACGTTTTGTCAGGGCCTAATGGGTTTAGCTcctgttactctttttgttcttttcaattccgtcctttttgtctattttgtctttgtaatatttttgtactttgaacaatctgagtgcgaataaaatcaaattaaatcaaataGGAGCTATAGAAGAGGCCAAATATTAGCTTCGTGATCCCCAACCAATCTGCCAGCTCTCGCTGCGGAATCTTCTCTTTTTGTCACACAAGAATGTCTAAAATGCCTTAAATCAGCTTCAGTCCTCCAGAGTTTTAAACTATCGGTAGATCAAGTGACGCTCTTCAACATCCAAAACATACAAACGTATGATGATGACACTAAAATGCCCTCCCTATAAGTTCTTTCAGAAGGTTAAGTTAGGACTATTTCCCGACATTAGTTAACTCCTCAGGCGGAAGTACACTATACTCCAATTGTGGTATATGGTATACCTATACACACACTGCATTGCCATATAGTAATATAAGTCCGCTACAATCACGTGATTTTTGGTGCAGATTTACTACTTGAGGTATATCTAAAAGAATTTCTGATATGCCAAAGTCTCGTCCGGTCGGATCTCAAACCGATTAGAATCTTTCGAACATTTTCTCTCAAAATACGTTTTCAAGGAAATCAATAGTCACTGTAAAAAAGAGGgagggccgggggggggggggaacataaTCATAGTTCATTTTGCAAATTAAAGAAGTAAGTCTACTTAAACGAATAAGTATTttttaaccccctcccccaattaaGAGCCTATCAGGGTGGAGTTGTACTCCAGGGTGGAGTAATTTTCTATTATCTAAAGACATCTGAAACTAAGCtagatttaatttaatttatttgtttttccaaaaCAACATAAAACGATATCTTGAAGTTGGAAGTAAAATACAATAATGATTAGAACCATGATATCGCCTAAAAAGCAAAAGGATAATTTCTTCAGGGAAACGCTCTATAGGCACAGTACCTCAATTTCAATACGATTAGCTACGTTTGTTTTCGAATATAATCCCCAATATATTGAAAGTAAACATTATCCTTTTCACCCTGCGCAAGATTCTCTGGGAGTGGAATATCGAAaagtattttttaattaataatacgTCACAAACTGCAAATTTAAGGTAAAACCCAGTCCTAAAATGGTTTGTATGTTAGGTAGAAGAAGAAATTACATAAGTAGACTGGGGGAACGGGAAGATAGGAAATAAAGTCAAATCGTTAAAACTCTGTAGTAATATCTCTGTATGGACTAACGCCAttatttccttttgaaataaaCAAGGGTTTGCTAAAATGGAACAATTGACGCATTATACGGTCatctctttcaaatattttgatgaaattattgatagcagaaaaaggaaaagttttaatttcaagAAGAACATCTTGGTCATAGAAATAGCGAATGGGGATGAAACATACTGATCAGGAGAGCTTGCTAGTATTACGACGAGAAATAATTCCTTTTTTTACCTTGCGATATCTTCCCAGCGCCATGTTCCTTTGTGATGTAAAATGACTGCGTGGCTCGTAGCTAACCTCTGATAGGAATTACTGTGTATGTACCGTGCCTTACAGTTAGTGTTAGCACAGTCATAGTCCTGCTCAGGGAAGGCAAAAGCGAATTTAGACCAGAGCTGTATTTGTTTCACGCAATTAGAACGTATTCCGTCTTCTCTAGTTGGTGACGATGAGTTGGGTACATTTCCACCGCCAAATCCACCAATTTCTAGCGGTGTGTGTTGAGATGTTTTGTCATTTGAGTCTGAAGTTGGCGAAGATAATCTCTCGGAGGCAGGATATGTTGTTTGTTTAGATTCGTTGAACATAGAAATGACCGGTATAAGCGATGGAGTCCTCATTTGATCAGCCACCACCAACCTGGCACCAATTTTTCGGTAGGATGGAGGCTGGTAGGTGTAAATTTGTACGGAATTTCTGCCATTTTCCCAATAAATTGCAGTCATCGCCAAAATGAAAGTCAATAATGATACAATGGTGGTATATAGCCTGCTCTCCATTGTTCCAACTGCAGAAGCAAAAGCCAGCACCCGACTATAAAATACTTCCCTAGTATTAGCTTATACTGTGTACGTATGAATCCGGACGTTGTCGTTATGAAGATTCGTTTGTACTAAGAGTTAAGATTCATTTTTGTTTGAGCGAATCCGGCACTATCATCCCAGTtctgaaatcaaaagaaaatatgTATCAAGGTGTATGCATCCTTGTTATAACAATGAACTTTTTTGCGGACATGTGATTGAAGGTTCGGTAATGCGGTGGGCAGCGTGGCGACGTTTTTACTACAGGAACCCCTCACCCCGCCCCACACCCCATCCGGGTTCTTAGTCCCACCATACCTCCTcatatattaaatgaaagttGAAAATTAATGTTGCAATTAAAGTTGCAAGTTATACATTTAAGGCTAACTGTGATAATAAGGGTACCGCTCTTCTCAAAATCAACAGATaaactctttctctctctctctctctctctttctctgcgATCAAAATTGGGCAGGTGAGTTACTGATGTTCTTACTCCACTGAAAGGTCTGGTAAAGATATATGTTACATGGTACATATAGTTTCTAATTATTCAGTACAAAATAAAGACAGTCAACTTTAAAAAGTGTTATAGATTCTTTGACTGAAATATAATAGGAAGGTTAAAATGATAACTCCAGACAGGGGTGCAACTTCCTCTTTCGTAAAGgagagatgggagggggggggggggatggggtaaTTATGTTAAGTCTTCCAATAGTCTGTAATAGTTATCTGAGCAATTTTGGTCAAATCGACGGTGCTTAAATTCAAAATTGTGCTAAACTTTTGGCACAGCCCGAAAGAATATTACGTT is part of the Apostichopus japonicus isolate 1M-3 chromosome 22, ASM3797524v1, whole genome shotgun sequence genome and encodes:
- the LOC139963342 gene encoding uncharacterized protein isoform X2, whose protein sequence is MESRLYTTIVSLLTFILAMTAIYWENGRNSVQIYTYQPPSYRKIGARLVVADQMRTPSLIPVISMFNESKQTTYPASERLSSPTSDSNDKTSQHTPLEIGGFGGGNVPNSSSPTREDGIRSNCVKQIQLWSKFAFAFPEQDYDCANTNCKARYIHSNSYQRLATSHAVILHHKGTWRWEDIARNRPDGQMWIYMSKESPLHSNKMKSENPSQMAYNWSMTFHTDSEVTIPYGRYFGNSPEIPQSDNRYWASGKTRLVAWMASNCGVTSWEFKLNFIFRCCNFAVLWKGWIQDVTKDRV
- the LOC139963342 gene encoding alpha-(1,3)-fucosyltransferase 7-like isoform X1; the protein is MESRLYTTIVSLLTFILAMTAIYWENGRNSVQIYTYQPPSYRKIGARLVVADQMRTPSLIPVISMFNESKQTTYPASERLSSPTSDSNDKTSQHTPLEIGGFGGGNVPNSSSPTREDGIRSNCVKQIQLWSKFAFAFPEQDYDCANTNCKARYIHSNSYQRLATSHAVILHHKGTWRWEDIARNRPDGQMWIYMSKESPLHSNKMKSENPSQMAYNWSMTFHTDSEVTIPYGRYFGNSPEIPQSDNRYWASGKTRLVAWMASNCGVTSWGRTKFVLDLQKYVQVDTYGACGKLKCPRNSEACDRILSSHKFYLSLENSECEDYITEKFWDIGLRKDMVPIVYGTTRRDYEKVAPPYSFIHISDYKNMSDLADYIKYLDKNDTAYNEYFEWKKKGSVESYNQCQAHTAQDFFCGIVKKLEEIDERVSKQVKPSLKLWTLTTGGGLHVIIVKPFGRLKIAAKK